ATTAATAGCTGGCAATAAAGTGGAAAATATGTTAAAGCTTCTCACCGGAAACAGAAATTTCGATGAACTAAAAATTCCTCTGGGTGTAGTGGCCACTGACCTTCGCTCGAAGAAGTCGGTTCTGATAAGAGAGGGAAATGTAGCTTCGGCTGTCAGAGCCAGCATCGCCATACCCGGTATCTTCTGTCCAATGATAAAGGACGGAATGGTGCTGGTGGATGGCGGAGTGCTGGAAAGAGTTCCCGGACAGGCGGCCCGGGCAATGGGTGCAGATATAGTCATAGGAGTAGAGCTCGGCTTCAACGGGAAGAGCTCACTGGATAATATTTATGATATCCTAATTCGGACTTTTGAGGTCATGGGGGAAGAACTTCAAGCGCTTAAAGGTTATGATTGCGACGTTCTTATAACCCCTAACCTCAAAGGTGTTAATCCTATGGCCTTCGGTGAGCCTGAACGATGCATTCAAGAGGGAGTCCGAGCAACCGAAGCCGTCGTGCCTAAAATTTTATCTCTCCTTGAAGGGAAGGTCGACAATCGATGACGAAAAATTCTTTTTTGAAGCGACGATCAATACTGGTAGTAACGTTAATAGTTCTGTTAGCAGTAAATTTCTACGTAGCGAACCATTACACCATTGTGGCTCCTGGAGTAACGCTGAATCTTAAAGAGATCGTCAGAGTGGAAAACGGCATCGATGATGAAAAAGGTGTCTTTTTTTTGACAACGGTATCCACGAGACCTTCAAATATCCCCCTTTTAATTTACTCCGCATTGCATCCACACGTCAGCGTAGAAAAAAAGGAGCGCCTGGTTCCGCCGGGCATGGATATGAAAAAATACAGGGAATATATGACACAGTGGATGGAAGAAAGCCAAAAAATTGCTGAAGTCGTAGCGCTGAGGAGGGCGGGATACAAGCCGCTGATAATGGGAAAGGGAGCTCGGGTTGTGGAAGTAATGGAAAATAGCCCCGCGCGGGGCATCATTATGCCTGACGATATAATCACCAAGGTGGACGGGATAAAGGTTAATCTT
The DNA window shown above is from Thermosediminibacter oceani DSM 16646 and carries:
- a CDS encoding patatin-like phospholipase family protein, with protein sequence MKTRPVVGLALGSGAAKGYAHIGVIEVLEKHRIPIDIITGSSIGSLIGALYASGMSVDYIKSMAYHIKRRHWLDISFPRMGLIAGNKVENMLKLLTGNRNFDELKIPLGVVATDLRSKKSVLIREGNVASAVRASIAIPGIFCPMIKDGMVLVDGGVLERVPGQAARAMGADIVIGVELGFNGKSSLDNIYDILIRTFEVMGEELQALKGYDCDVLITPNLKGVNPMAFGEPERCIQEGVRATEAVVPKILSLLEGKVDNR